A window of Heptranchias perlo isolate sHepPer1 chromosome 43, sHepPer1.hap1, whole genome shotgun sequence contains these coding sequences:
- the LOC137306333 gene encoding proton-coupled zinc antiporter SLC30A1-like, whose translation MGRRRRLRLQLMLVLTLVVFLLELVAGKMTSSLTVLSHSFHTLSGALALGTDLVSLRLASGSRPPPARNTFGWLRVELLGALVDGIFLAGLCFTVLVKGLERLLQPRPVRQPGVLVGVGVAGLLLNLTGLYLFKGQGGHSSTEGGCPSQVDRKQENQELLSKTTTDSGPRDNKGSLDEGYEVPVVACEESHLNMQGVCLQALGVTLGSVIVLVNGLMYYTSWPPCPKGRLCYSPCVEEQCEDNRIDGTRTSSDAGLLDRVELDRLCWLLYLDPALCFVVVFVALYVAYPPSKESALILLQAVPRGLDPSRLRARLLGLEGVAAVHELHVWRLVGNCLVATAHVKCREADCSAGLVGRIGGLFCQEGIHATTVQPEFSAAWCGSRVSLCELACTVQCASKQCCSGFGLDSTAQDPGPTREASHRRPQTMVNKVTERPNVTLSGYVTAEYETTV comes from the exons ATGGGCAGGCGGAGGAGGCTGCGTCTGCAGCTGATGCTTGTCCTGACTCTGGTTGTCTTCCTGCTGGAGTTGGTCGCTGGTAAGATGACCAGCTCCTTGACCGTGCTGTCCCACTCCTTCCACACACTGTCCGGAGCGCTGGCTCTCGGCACAGACCTGGTCTCCCTCCGGCTCGCCTCCGGCAGCCGACCTCCACCCGCCAGAAACACCTTCGGCTGGCTGAGAGTTGAGCTGTTGGGGGCACTGGTCGATGGCATCTTCCTCGCCGGCCTCTGCTTCACCGTCCTGGTCAAAGGGCTGGAGAGGCTACTGCAGCCTCGCCCCGTCCGGCAGCCCGGGGTCCTGGTCGGGGTCGGAGTGGCCGGGCTGCTCCTCAACCTGACGGGCCTCTACCTGTTCAAGGGGCAAGGTGGGCACAGCAGCACCGAAGGGGGGTGCCCGAGCCAGGTAGACCGCAAGCAAGAAAACCAAG AGCTTCTCAGCAAAACGACGACAGACAGCGGCCCGCGAGACAACAAGGGCTCTTTGGATGAAGGCTACGAGGTGCCTGTCGTGGCGTGTGAAGAATCGCACCTCAATATGCAAGGGGTCTGCCTGCAGGCGTTGGGGGTGACTCTCGGCTCGGTCATTGTGCTGGTGAATGGGTTGATGTATTACACCTCCTGGCCACCTTGCCCCAAGGGTCGGCTCTGTTACAGCCCCTGCGTCGAGGAGCAGTGTGAGGACAATCGGATAGACGGGACGAGGACCTCTTCGGATGCCGGCCTGCTGGATCGGGTGGAACTGGACCGCCTCTGTTGGCTGCTCTACCTGGACCCCGCACTCTGTTTCGTCGTGGTCTTTGTCGCCCTGTATGTCGCCTACCCCCCCTCAAAGGAGTCGGCTCTCATCCTACTGCAGGCCGTTCCCCGGGGCCTCGACCCGAGCCGGCTGCGAGCCCGGCTGCTGGGGCTCGAGGGGGTGGCTGCGGTGCACGAGCTCCACGTGTGGCGGCTGGTGGGGAACTGCCTGGTGGCCACGGCCCACGTCAAGTGCCGAGAGGCAGACTGCTCCGCGGGGCTGGTTGGGCGGATAGGGGGCCTCTTCTGCCAGGAGGGCATCCACGCCACTACGGTGCAGCCAGAGTTCTCTGCCGCCTGGTGCGGGTCGCGGGTGTCTCTATGCGAGCTGGCCTGCACGGTGCAGTGCGCCTCGAAGCAGTGCTGCTCTGGGTTCGGGCTGGACAGCACAGCCCAGGACCCCGGCCCCACAAGGGAAGCCTCTCATCGGCGACCTCAGACCATGGTCAACAAGGTGACCGAACGGCCCAATGTCACTCTTTCAGGTTACGTTACCGCGGAGTACGAGACCACTGTCTAA